The Malassezia restricta chromosome I, complete sequence genome contains the following window.
CCACCGAACGCGAAGCCCTCGACGAGCACCAACCTACGTCGCGGGTTCGCGGCATCGACAATACGGCCCTGCACACCAACGTGGAGCGCGTCTTGGCTCAGTACAAGCTACTTCCTACTATGTAgtgcgcacaggcacaccCTCGGGCGTGAGCAACGACTGCGGGCCCAGGCCATGCTCAAGCACACGAGGACCGTCGCCGACACGCGTGTGGAtcacgcggcgcacactCTCGGCGGGATGCACGGGCACAATGTCGTGGCGGAATGTCGCCGGCAGGGGTGCATCGTTGGAAGCCATCTGGAAGGGGTCGTCGAAGCTCGCGCCTGGGAAGTAgtgctgcacggcgcgcaggaCTGTGGGCACGTCCTTTTCACGCATGTACAGCACGGCATTGGGACCAGCGTCAAAGGTATAGGCAGCCATAGGATCCTCTCCAGCCtcagctcgcgcacgatTCAGCTCCTCTACGACCTGCACAATGGCACGCGACGTGTCGTTCATGTAAAAGATCGGCGGAGCCGTGTCCAGGCAGCAGGCGTGGAAGTTGTTCGAGTCGGCCATGGTGACGCGTGCAAAGGCGCCAAAGTCGCGGGCCGCAATGGCTTCCGTCATGGCACGCATTCGCTCCGGGACCACATGACGGATGCGGTGCTGCAGCAAAGGCGACGTCTCGACCGTCTTCTGCATGCcgctcgtggacgacgtgcccTTCTTGCCATCGTTCACCACACAAATCAGGACGTGCAGGTCGGGCCAGTGTTCGCGATTCGCCACCGGCACAGCAAGGGAGTCGGTGCCGTCGTCAGCCGTGCCCATATTCCACGCGACAAAGCCGCCAAACACGGAGCGACAAGCCGAGCCACTTCCACGGCGCGCAATCATAGAGAGTTGCGAGCGCGAGAGGATGCTGCTTAGACCATAGAGTTCCGCGACGGTAATCGCAAGCGCTGCAAAGCCCGACGCAGACGATGCCAGACCAGCCGCTGTCGGGAAGTTGTTTTCCGAGCACAAACGAAGACCCCACCGGGACAACGGCGGAAGTGATGTATCGCGTTCTTCGCGATCAGCACGCAGCCTGCGCAGCTCCGTCAAGCATGCTTCGAGACGCCCACCCGGCTTGATACTCTCTTCGCTACCGTTGAGCCACAGCTTATCATGACGTGATCCCAGGTCCTCGGTCGTGCCAAACGAGGCATCAGCGCGCGCTGTTGTCACGGTCCGCAAATGGTCCTGGTCAAGCGTGACGCTAAGACTGTCATTCGTAGGAAGAATCAGCTGCGTATCACGCTTGCCCCAGTACTTGATTACAGCGATGTTCACGGGTGCCGTGCACGTCGCCTGATACACCGCTGTCATGGTCCGTGGCAGCCATGCCACGTGCCACAAAACAGCTTCAAAACCACCGCAGGCCAACATCATCGCTCTCAGAGGGCATCATCGGTATGCTATTTTGGGGCTACTGATGCTGCTATACGCACCAGTGAGCAGCTATAACTCCATAAAGAGCTCAAACGACCAATAAGTACAAGGCACTTAGAAGCGCAGGGGCGTGAAGAACCACCGGTTCTTGCCGCTCTGGTAGCGCTCCTCAAACAGCTTCTTGATGGCCTTCTTGGCCTCCTCACGCTGCGACACCTCCTTGAACGTGTCGTTCGACACGACACCCTTCAGAccctcgagctcgagaGCGTAACGAGTAGGGAAGAGGTGGTTGTAGTTGATGACCTGCACATGTTAGACACACAACAAGCGCACACCACATACCTTGATGAATGGCTTGATCTTGCTGCGGCGAGCGAGCTTCTTGGCACCCATCGACTTGGTCACCTTGAGAGGGTAACGCTCGATACCAGCGGCAATGACGTAAGGGAAGCCGTGCTCCTTGGTGCCCTCATCCTGCTGCTTGATAACAACAACCTGATATGTTAGTCATGTTCTTGCACactcgtgctcgacacCACGGCGAGACAGGAGCCGCGACATCCGTGGTGCCTCGCTCGCTCAGACACACATACCTTCTTACCGGCGTGACGACCCTGAAGCACAACACTAAACATCAGAGCCCATATTCACGGGCAACATGTTAGTACATCTGCTACACTCGCGACACCATAATACATACGCAACCTTCCCGGGCTTGTAGATCTTGGGCATTGTGACGTGCGACTTGACGAAGCGTACAAGAAAGAAATCTGGGCGGCGTCCAGGCATGGGTGGAACGCGCTGCTGGTTTCGATATGATCACGTGTCGTATATAGTTTTGCATCACGTGTTGTGGGAAAGTGGGCAGCGAAGAGACAAGCCCCCAGCTgggccgccgccgctcgatTTCTCTTAACCAAAGCACACAGCATGGGTAAGCCTAGGGGTCTCTATACAGCTCGCAAGCAGGTCACGAACCGTCGCGACAACCGCTGGAGCGACGCTCACTTCAAGAAGCGCGCTCTTGGTAACTTCTACAAGACCTCGCCCACCGGTGGCTCGTCGCAGGCCAAGGGTATCGTGCTGGAGAAGATCGGTGTTGAGGCTAAGCAGCCCAACTCGGCTATCCGCAAGTGTGTCCGTGTTCAGCTGATCAAGAACGGTAAGAAGGTGTCGGCCTTCGTGCCCTTCGACGGTTGTCTCAACTTTGTGGATGAGAACGACGAGGTACTGATCGAAGGTTTCGGTCGTAAGGGTAAGGCCAAGGGTGATATTCCCGGTGTGCGTTTCAAGGTCGTGAAGGTCTCGGGTGTGGGTCTCTCTGCCCTCTTCCGGGAGAAGAAGGAGAAGCCCCGTTCGTAAATTGGTGCTACGAGCACATCGCATGGACTGGATCTCTGTCACCAAAGTCCAGCCATCCCATTGGTACGAGTAGCTTGGAGATGCTCTGCTTGTATTCAAGGTTGTGTATCATCTAGCAGCCCAACTCGTTTGTATCCGCCAGCATCGATTATGCCCTCAGAGACTAGATAGTCTCTACAAAAATATATCTTGCCTACCGATAGAATGTGTGTGTCTACTTGAGCCAGTTGGCCTTGGCCGTgtcctgctgcgccgcgagctGCATGTGAGGGTGTGGTACGTACCTCTGATTGCTGTTCACGGATGCGGGCGGACTGTGCGGCTCGTTCATGTGCGTGACGCTGGGCATCCACACTCCTCTTAAGGTCGGGGGACAGGTTCTGCCGTGAGTAGAACAAGGCACCTACATCATACATCTGTTGTTCATTTGGCGTGGTCGCTGCTGTGAGTGATAGGTTGTACCTACTCTTTAGAAGCACGACGCCTGTACCGATCACGATAGCAGCACGTGTGAGAGCACGCGCCCAGTTGGCGGCACCACCTGCCATGACAGCGCGTGAGGGAAAAAGGCAAGTTGCTCACCTCCACGAGTGCCAGGGCCGCTCCGGGAACGTGAGGCATGAAGCCACTCTATGATTTTTGGAGCACGCGCGCAGGTAGAAACGAAGAGGACAGAGTCTATCAGCAGATCTATGAGCAGATGTCGGATACGACGGGCGTCGAGAGACACGGCAGGTGGGGGGAGCGGTGGGTGGCGTTGAGATCACGTGCGCCGTCACTTTTTTTGGGCGCAAGGCGACACGTACAGGTTGGCGATTGCTGGCATGTCGAGCAAGTACAGTGCCGCGCTCAAGCGCGAGGCCGCGGGAGGCCAGAAGCGCTCTGCTGCAGATGACCAAGATACCAAGATTCGGCGGAATAAGCAGCGGGTGCTCCTGCTACCATCGCGCGGTATTACGACACGCATGCGGCACCTCGTGAACGACATTGAAGCCCTGCTGCCTCACTCCAAAAAGGATTCGAAGCTTGACTCGAAGTCGGATCTCTCCGTATTGAATGAGCTGTCGGAGCTGAACAACTGCAATAACTGCATGTACTTTGAAGCTCGTCGGCACGAGGACTTGTACCTGTGGCTGTCCAAGACGCCGAACGGACCATCGGCCAAGCTGCAAGTGCAAAATATTCATACGATGGACGAGTTGAAGATGACAGGCAACTGCCTTAAAGGATCGCGGCATATTTTGAGCTTCGATAAGGGATTtgatgcagcgccacacTGGCAGCTCATGCGTGAGATGCTGACGCAAATGTTtgctgtgccgcgcacggctCGCCGTGCCAAGCCGTTCATTGATCATGTGCTGTCCTTTAGTATTCTGGACGGCAAGATCTGGTTCCGCAACTACCAAATCATTGAGAAGGATCCGGGTGCGGtggccgccgccgaggccgaaGGCACGGATCCGAAAAAGGCACAGACGGAGCCTATGCTGGTCGAGATTGGGCCGCGTATGGTCATGACGCCGATTCGTATCTTTGAGGGAAGCTTCGGCGGCCCGACGCTCTTCGACAATCCCGAGTTTATTTCGCCGAACGCCATTCGTCACgcgatgcgtcgcagcaAGGGCGAAAGCTACAAGACCCGGACGATGCAGTCCGAGAACTTGCGCGTGAAGCGCGACAAGTACAAGGGTTCGGAGAGCGAGCTGAGTCGTGCCAATGTATTTGCATAGTCTACAGACGCTTTTTCTTACTGACAAGGACGACGCGTTTCTTGGGTGCGTCGGGCCGATCGCCGTGTGGGTGCTTGTTTTTGCGCGTAGGTGGTGCTTCGGGCTCCTCAGGCTCGAGGAGGCTGTAGTCGATGCCGGCGACCTGGGGCGAGGTGGTCGATGCCAGCTGGAAGGCCGTCCGCAGCGTGTCGGGTTCGAGGGGCACGATGGGTGTGTAGGTATATTCAGGCTTCATGAGTATATGTGAGAGTTCGTGATGCATATGAGGCGCGATAGTGCGTTTGGGTATGCGTGTTTTGCCGGGTATATCAGAGACGTGGTGCCAGTATGTCTTGGGTAtcgtggcgcgcctggcATGAGCGGCGGCCTTGTCCGCTTCGCTCGCGTCCGGTGCTACGTCCGGGCGCAGGTATGGCCGCACGGAGCGGTCGTACAGGGGCATGAGCTCAAAGAGGGTGAGCATGTCCTGCGTGCCGTTGAGGTGAAAGGGCGCCAAGTCGGACGGCGCATGGATCGGGGCGGGGAAGTGCGACATGGTGGAAAAATGGGCGCAATTGCCCTCCGCTTGTCCCTCTGCCCCCTCCACGACATGGATTGGCTACCTGCCCACGTCTTGCCGAAGTGGCTGCTGTTGGTCGGCGTGATTGCGGCGTTGAATGGTGTGCAGAACACGCTCAGGCCTGTGTTCAGCCATAAAGTGTATGCGTCGCGAGAGGGCGTGCGCCAGGCCACGCCCCTGGCCGCTCGCCTGTTTGGGTTGTGGAACGTGACGTCGGCGATGGTGCGTGTGTATGCCGCGTACCACATGAACGAGCGTGGTGCGTACATCCTGTGTCTCGGTACCTTTGTGATCGCATGCTACCACTTTGTGAGCGAGATGCTGTTCTTTGGTACGCTCGCGACTGCCGCAGGTTCTATCAGCCCCATCCTTGTGGCGTCAAGCTCGATCGTGGCGATGGTGTCGCAGTACTCGTACTATGTAGGAAAGTGAAGCTCGTCGATGATGTAGGTATCATGATCTTGCAGCGAGGCACGCACATGCACGGGGTGCGCGGCaggccgcgtcgtgcgctcCAGGATGCGGTCATGCGAGGCGGAGCGATCCGACTCGTACTCTTGCACCGAGCATCCGAGATAGGCTGCGGCCACATGTCCGGTGGCCACGAGCGGTAGCGTGTCGATGTACtcggcgccacgtcgtGAGGCAGGTGCATCACTTGCGTCGCACACATGCAGGACCAGATGCAGCACACGAACAAGGGCGTGGCCGTCTTCGTCCGCACACGTCGTACAGAACGCGTGCGCCTGTGGAAGGATCCGGTGGCACGTCGAGCAGTAAGCGCGCAGCCAGTCGTGCTCGGGCGAcacacgcagcacgcaGCACGGGGTATCCAAGACGGCCGGGGAGTACCCGTCCAAAATCGAGCGAATCAGTGGCTCTTCCGCCTCCCAGAGCTCGAAGCGTGGGGGCCGCACCGGGCTGGGCGGCGACAGGCGTGGCCGCTTGACCGACGTGCACGCATCGAGCCAttcggcgcggcgcgtgcacaGCGGCTGCACAAGCGGATCGCGTTCGGACAGCACAGCGACGTTGTAGCCGCGGTCGGTGGATGTGCCCAGCGAGCCTTGCAGCATGCCCAGCGCGTTCGTCTTGATGCGCACGTTGTTGATGCGGATCAGCTGACGCGGCTGTAAGCGCGTCGACAGACCTGCCTGTTGTCCCCACAGCCCGATCTGAAACACCATGTGATCCGGCACGTCCGGCCGGGCGTGATGCTTGGCCAGCAGAGCATCGTGTCCCTGAATGAGGGGATGCGTCGTGTAATCCGCGACGAAGAGGTCGGGCACGGCGCCAAAGTGCTTCACTCGCACGACTTCGACGATCATGTCGACGTACGTATTgggctgcagcgcatcgagcgtcACGAGCGGATGCGTGCTAACCGCTGCGGACGTGCCGTGCTGCACCATTTGCacgagggcggcgcgctcCTCGGCGCCTAGCTCGGTGCCGGGCGACGCCGTGCAGtggtgcggcgcatggcacgctgCCCACGCATATGGCTGGAACGCGGGTCCGACGCCATGCGCCTTGCCCTGGTACGCCTGGATCTGCAGCTGTCGAaccagcagcgcgtcgccacgcacgacatgcgTCGGCAGTCGATCGAGATGGCGTGCAAACAGATTCATgacgagcagcgacgcgccgccgtccCATGGCTTGGGCGGCTGTATGGCGAGACGAACCATGGCATCTGTCAtgccgccgtgcgcacgagcgcgtggTAAGTGCACGACGGGCTTGTCCATCACGACGCCCATCACATGCACGGTCGAATGCAcctcgacgtcggcgagtGGTGTGTACGTGGTCCCATCCAGCGTGCCGGGCCGTGCGAGGTCGAGGACGTGGCCGGGCCAAGACGGCAGGGACGCGTCACTGAGCGTGCTCGTCTGTGACGGgggcggcgccgcctgctcgtcgGCTTCTTTCGGCGGCTGCATGACGAGCGTCGTGGGGCGGGATCGATCGCCCTCGAACCACAAGAGCAGCTCCTCCTCCGCGTCTGTGTGCAACAGCGCCTtgagggcgacgcgctcgctgaaCACGAGGcccgcgcgcggcggcgacgatcgcacacgcaccacgTCGCCACCGAAGCCAGAGAGAAAGACGGGCATGGGCGCGTcatgcgtgtgccgacgccacacctcatgcagcgccgccgcataCGGTCCACGAAACGTGACAGGCAAGGCGGCGTcctcggcgccgtccaGCACGCACTGAAAGGACCGCGGTTCGCCCTGAGATAGTCCACTCACGTCGCtcagcgtgccgtgcgtACACAccgcggcgccacgtcctcGCGATACGCGTCCCAGCCACCGTGACCacggcacaggcgcaccGAGCATGTCCACCTCACTTTCACAGAGCGCGAGCAGAGGCGTGCGCGGATGCACGCACACCGTACGTGCACTCGGAAACGGCGGCCCCGTCGAGGTGTCCGCGACCGGGAACGCGACCGTGCTGcgctccgcctcgatcgggtccgccgccgacgttcgccggcgtcgtgcgcggcccATACGTTGTGGAGAAACCACAACGAGCATGCAGCAGACCCACCTGtcttgggcgccgcgcacgcagcggaTCAAGCTCAAGCGTGCCGAGTTTCCCGCGCTGCCGGTGTGGTATGAGGGCCCGCTGCCGTACGCGAACATGCAAGCGCGGCTGTATTTATACGCGTATATGGTGCATCTCGATCACGTCGAGGCGCTTACGTGGCCCCTGCCGCGATtggacgcgctgcacacaTGGGACGAGGCCCTGGCGTACGAGCTGCTGTGCCGCCTGATGCTCCCGCTCGCCCATCTTGCAtcgctcgagcatggccagcCGACGAgtcgcacgcacgacaccatccaggcgctgcgcacgttTGCGTCCCCCgcggcgcatacgccctgggcgcgggcgcgcgccttggccgaTACGTTTGCTGAGCCCACGATCCTGGAGGACGTCGCCGTCGACACGTCCGTATGGGGCTCTAAGCGTGCGACGTACGTGCCCGACTCGCCGGTGGgcccgcgacgcacgcgcagcacggcacGCCTCGAGGctgcgctgcagcagacgatcgacgaagacgaggaaCAGGTCGGCGTAcgacgctcgagacgcgctgGCgatcgcgctgctcgtcagcgccgcgccgagaTGGAAGAgcgcgcacagcgcgtgctcggcacgcgcgaaCGCCTcacggacgatgcgccgcccatgtcCCTCGAAAGCAAAATcgcctgcctcgtcgacTTGTGCGACGCCCTGAGCTATGCGCGCCCACCGCATGAAAGTCCcctgcaccgcctcgtccagccGCTGCTCGAGCCTGCCGcggacgccgagcgccgcgcgcggcagcgcgtcACGGACGTCGAGGCGGAATGCGAGCAGgtgatgcgcacgcacaaaaAACGCGCAccgagcatgtcgtcgccTAAATACGCGCGCTGGAAGAGCGAACGAGAGGAGCTGGCCGAGACACACACGCACtggcagctcgaggcgcgtgcgcaggcGTAtctcgctcagcgccgcgccggctTCCGCTCGGGCCCCCTGGGACGCGACGCCGAAGGCAGGACGTTCTGGCACCTACTCCCGGCCTGTGAGCCGCAGGCAGCTCTCGGCGCGAGTGGTGGTCGCTTTGGCCTGCTCCCGCATTCGTCCGGACACTGGTCGCATGCCCTGCTGGTGTACGACCACGCATGGCTCGCTGCGACGCACCCCGACCAAGTCTCAGCGATCCTCGCGTACGTCACGCGTAAGCAGAGTGCTAGTGATGCGCTACGTATGCAACTGGAGGGCGTACGTGACTATCTCGCATGGATTCACGCTACTGCTCCGGCTTGTTCGCCGGGAACGCCAGCACCTCCTTGATCGTGTTCGAGTCCGTCAGGAACATGACGAGGCGGTCGATACCCAGACCCCAGCCACCCGTCGGTGGCAGaccatgctcgagcgcatcgaggaaGACGTGGTCCACCgcctgtgcctcgtcgtcgcctGCATCCTTctggcgcgcctgctcctCAAAGTTCTCGCGCTGCACCCACGGGTCGTTCAGCTCGGTGTACGCATTCGCGATCTCCTTCGTCGCCACAAACGCCTCAAAGCGCTCACAAAGGCCAGGGATCGAGCGGTGACGCTTCGCGAGGGGCGACATGATCTGAGGGTGACCAATGATGAACGATGGGTTCACACACTGCGACTCGATAAACTCACCCACGAGCTTGTCGATCAGGCGGTTGgccgtgcgtggctcgctGCAGTCCACATTGTGCTTCGCACACAGGTCGCTCAGCCACTGGCGCGTCTCCTCGGTGTGCAGCTGGTCGGCCGGGGGGAACGTGacctgcagctgcttctcGAGCTCGGGGATCATCTCGAAACGCTTCCACGGCGTCGAAAAGTCGATCTCATACACACGTCCGTTCGGATCGTCCTTGCCGTCGGGGTGGTACGTCACCTTGTAGCCACCCGTCACAGCTTTGACGAGACCCGAGACCATGCTCTCGGTGATATCCATGAGGTCGTACATGTCCGCATACGCCATATAGAACTCACACGTCGTAAACTCGGGGTTGTGCGTCTGGTCAATCGACTCGTTACGGAACACACGGCCAATCTCGTACACACGGTCGAGACCACCGACCACGAGCTCCTTGAGGTACAGCTCCGGCGCAATACGCATAAACAGGTCCATCTTGAGGTCATTGTGATGCGTAATAAACGGCTTGGCACTCGCACCACCAGCAATCTGGTTCATCATCGGCGTCTCGACCTCAAGGAAGCCCAGCGTATCCAGGTAGCGTCGGATGTACTGAATCGTACGCGCGCGCTTCACGAAAATGTCACGCACGGGCTGGTTCATAATCAGGTCGAGGTAGCGCTTGCGGTAGCGCTGCTCCTGGTCCGTAAAGCCACCACCCGATGCCTTCGGCAACATCTTGAGGTTGGGCGAAAGCAGCTGAATCGCATGCGGCACAATCGACAGCTCGCCCTTCTTCGTCTTGGCCGGCACACCCTTGACACCCACGACATCGCCGCGGCGAAGCAGGTCGTGCGCCTCAAAGTAGTCGCCCTCCTTGTGGTCCTGCATCTGTGCCATGATCTGGATCTTGACGCCCTCAGCGTGCAGGTCGTAGAAACGCAACTTCTGGCCAGACGCACGCATGTTGTGCAGACGGCCCGCCACAGACACCACGTCAGGAAGCTGCGAGCCCGCCTCGACCTTGTCCTGGTACTGCGCAATAAAGTCCGTCAGACTGATCGACACATGGAACTTGTGCGGGTACGGATCAGGCTGGCGGGTCTCACGCAGCTTTTGGATCGCACGGCACCGCATCTCGTAGTACTGGTTCGGCGTAAGGGCATCTTCCGCTGCCAAGTTCGCACCAGCCTTggcaggcgcagcatcaCCCTCCTTCTGCATCTTGGCGGCCTTCTCCGCCTTCTGATCCTCCTTCTGCCGCTGCTTTTGCCGGCGCTTAAGCTCGCTCTTGCTAATCATCTCGCCCGTCTCAGGGTCAGCCAGCAGATTCACGGCCGCTTCAGCTTCTGTCATTGCACTACGCTGAAAAAAAAACGCTCTGGTAGGAAGTACTGGGCGCAAAAAGGCTCGTCGCAAAAGAGTCTGTCTCCAAACTTGACACACTCCCAGCCCTAGGGGCATACAATGACGCAAGAAGAAAAAAAGCCACGCGGCCTCCGACGAAaagcgcctcttcctccaCCTACCCATGGACGCTTGGTTCACAACATGGGCACGATGGATCAAGCGCCATGAGGCAGCGCTGTTCCGTGCTGAGCAGGTGTGTGCGCTCGAAATCGATGTGCATCACCTATACTACCTGCTTGTGCGATGCGAAGGCCTTGGATTCGATGTGGGCCCGCTAGAtgtgccatgcacgccccGACGCTCGTTGCCAGGTGTCGTTAGCACGGGCATCCCCCACAGCGATGCTTACAGTATCGCGTCGATCCAGCAAACCATTCAGTCATCGGTATCAACATGGTGGGGCGGCAAAATAGATGCCCCTGATCCTGATCGCTTGTACGCTTACCTCTACTCCGTGCTAAGCCGCGTGTCGTCACTACGTATCActccgccaccgacgtCCGTGCATTCTGCGTTCGCCGACTTTCCGGGCGAGCATGCGACACCACTGTTTGTATGCAAAGGTATCCGGCACCTTGCGTTGGATGGCGTCGATCCCGCTTCTATCGTCGGATGGGACCGCCTGAGCATTCAACTCACCTCGCTGGTGTGCACACATATCAGCATGGCTGATGTAACAGACCTGTTCGTcggcctcgtgctgcgTGACGCCCACATCGAGTCCCTtcctgctgctgcctgGCACGCGCTCCAGTACGCATGCCTTGCTTACAACGAGCTCACATTTATCCCCTCGTCCATGACCACGATCCTTCCGTCGCTACGCTACTTAGACGTGTCCCACAACCTCTTGAATGCCGTGCCACCTGCCCTCGAGTCCTTGGACCAACTTCAGGCCCTCAATGTGTCGGGCAATATGATCGACAGCGTCCTTGGCATCTACCTCTCGCTACCACACATCCGTATCCTGAATCTTGGCGGTAACCGTCTTGAGAGCTTGTGTGGCGTCGAGCGGCTACATACACTCGAGCAAATCGATCTGCGCACGAATATGATACAAGATCCCGGCGAGGTGGGACGCCTCGCTACGCTGCCCCAGATTTCGCATGTCTGGATCCATTCCAATCCGCTGCTCACCACACATCCCGACGCACGTGTCGCGTGCTTTTACTTctttgcgctcgagcacaaaCACGTGGTCTTGGACGATGCACCTTGTGGGTTCTTTGAACGTCGACGGGTCTCATCCATGCTCGCCCAACGCGTCGCCATGCAACCTCAGCGCGATAGTGCTGTCATTGAGGCGCGGTATGCACCCAAGGTGCGCCACGTCACCACCTCTCCCACCATCACATCGACTGAGCGGCGCAAAAAGAGTCATCCAAAAACACCCACACGGCGCCCTGAGGCCGCTGCCACATTCGATACATACAAGCAACGCATGGAGCAATTGCGCGATCACATGGGCGACGATTGgctgcgtgtcgtggcCAAGGGCGACAGCGACCCATTTCGTGTGCATGCACCGTGCGAGGATGCACCGATACTCACTTTTCCATGGCCCATTCGGCTTTTCATTGAGACAGTATCGACGCCGGTGGGAGCAGCATGCGTCAGTGCTGGCACCATTGCGGGGTCCTTTCTTATTTGGCGCCGATTTTTCCGGCGTATACCCAACGCCTCATACATCACGCCCTCGATATTGCGTTCGCGGAGACGTATCGTGGGCCGCGTCACCAGTGTGGGCGACGCGGATGGCTTCCGTTTGTACCACACACCAGGGATTCCGTTTCTTCGACAGCGGTGGCACAGGCCGCCGACCAAGGCATCCGACCTGCGACATCAGACCATTTCTGTGCGACTAGCCGGTGTGGATGCACCCGAGGCCGCACACTTTGGCCGCGAGGCACAGCCATATGCAGATGTGGCACACAAGGAGCTGCGGCGACTCCTCGAGGGACGTACTGTGTGGCTCGATATGGCCCTCATCGATCAGTACCAACGCCTCGTCGGTACGCCCTACGTGTACCGATGGCCATACTTGTGGCCCACGAACGTATCGTTGGCACTCGTGCGAAAAGGCTTGGCGACCGTGTACCGCAGCACCAATGCGACGTACGGTCCACCATCGCTCTTGTCGCGGCTCTTGTTCGGAGCGACGTCAGGTCGTAAGGCGCTGGAACGGGCAGAAGAACACGCCAAGCGGTGTCGATTGGGTATGTGGCGCTTGGGCTCCAAACTTGAAACGCCTGGTGCGTTCAAGTTCCGGACGACACACCATCGATCGTGATAGCGCTATCGTCATTGTCCAAACCGTGCATTCGGCGCCGCTCCGCGCGGGCCTCGGCTTTGTCAGACTGACGCTTGTTCATCCGCTCGATAATCTTTGTGGCCGAATTGAACAGCCCGTGTGTCTTGGCTCCACAGGCGAAGCACTTGGGCGTCTTGGTGAACCGCGCAATAGCACACTTGGCACAAAAGTAATGCCCACATAATGTCACAATGGGATCTGTAAACGGCTCGCGACAAAGGAGACAAGCGAAAGGAATGTCTTCTTccttgtcgtcgtcgtcctcaaGGTCTGCACCGTACGATCCCGCGCGCGCATCAGCCGCCTCACCCATTGAGTTCATTTGCCATCCTGCTAGATAGTCGCTTCGGTCGTGCAGGAATTTGCATGTATCACCAAATCCACAGTAGCCCGTCTCCTTATAGTCCTTGCAAATGTCGGGCTGGTAGTCCACAACCGTGACTGTGCGCACATTCGCAGGCGCTTTCATCGGTCCCTTGGCTTTCCACTTGGCCGATGTACCGTCGTCACGCTCTTGTGTGTACTTGGCATAATGGGCCATGCCGCGATAGGTTCCATCGTCGTTCGTCTTGGGCGCTTGGGTCGTCTCATGGAAATACTGCAT
Protein-coding sequences here:
- a CDS encoding endonuclease LCL3; this encodes MDAWFTTWARWIKRHEAALFRAEQVCALEIDVHHLYYLLVRCEGLGFDVGPLDVPCTPRRSLPGVVSTGIPHSDAYSIASIQQTIQSSVSTWWGGKIDAPDPDRLYAYLYSVLSRVSSLRITPPPTSVHSAFADFPGEHATPLFVCKGIRHLALDGVDPASIVGWDRLSIQLTSLVCTHISMADVTDLFVGLVLRDAHIESLPAAAWHALQYACLAYNELTFIPSSMTTILPSLRYLDVSHNLLNAVPPALESLDQLQALNVSGNMIDSVLGIYLSLPHIRILNLGGNRLESLCGVERLHTLEQIDLRTNMIQDPGEVGRLATLPQISHVWIHSNPLLTTHPDARVACFYFFALEHKHVVLDDAPCGFFERRRVSSMLAQRVAMQPQRDSAVIEARYAPKVRHVTTSPTITSTERRKKSHPKTPTRRPEAAATFDTYKQRMEQLRDHMGDDWLRVVAKGDSDPFRVHAPCEDAPILTFPWPIRLFIETVSTPVGAACVSAGTIAGSFLIWRRFFRRIPNASYITPSILRSRRRIVGRVTSVGDADGFRLYHTPGIPFLRQRWHRPPTKASDLRHQTISVRLAGVDAPEAAHFGREAQPYADVAHKELRRLLEGRTVWLDMALIDQYQRLVGTPYVYRWPYLWPTNVSLALVRKGLATVYRSTNATYGPPSLLSRLLFGATSGRKALERAEEHAKRCRLGMWRLGSKLETPGAFKFRTTHHRS
- a CDS encoding zinc finger protein (RING finger), with protein sequence MGEEVVFKKRPRAGLRDVRKRVVEDDKDDATSSVVTKKTKGERDAAAAASLVPDRFGETTVHATERANDSATNANANREDATRGADWDVAEEMQYFHETTQAPKTNDDGTYRGMAHYAKYTQERDDGTSAKWKAKGPMKAPANVRTVTVVDYQPDICKDYKETGYCGFGDTCKFLHDRSDYLAGWQMNSMGEAADARAGSYGADLEDDDDKEEDIPFACLLCREPFTDPIVTLCGHYFCAKCAIARFTKTPKCFACGAKTHGLFNSATKIIERMNKRQSDKAEARAERRRMHGLDNDDSAITIDGVSSGT